The genomic window CCCTGATTGTGGGAATCGTGTCATATTTCATCGGCTTTTTAATTTGTCTGATTTTCAACTTGGATAATTTCCTCACATGCCTGCTTTTATGCTATTCAGTCAACACAGGCGTTGTGCTTCTGATTACAACAAAATGGAAAATCAGCGTTCATACAACAGGTTTGTCAGGTCCGAACGGCGCATTGATCTTGCTTTTGGGACCATTTGGGGCATTGATTGGTATCCTATATCCAATAATAATCTGGTCAAGGGTGCTTCTTAAAAAGCACACATTGGCACAGGCTATTGCAGGTGGGGTTCAGGGATATTTCCTTACAGTTTTGGAAATGTATCTTTTCAGCTTCATTTTAAGTCTTCCATTGGGAGATATAGTCAGCCTATATGATTCAATCCTATATATTTTAGCAATCATTGCAACACCATCCATTTTAGGAATATTAAGCTATACAAACAGGTCAAGAGTAATGTTCATCCTTCTTGAAATAATCGCTTTGGTATTGTTTTTGGCTTTCACTCCCTTCAACGTGTTTATCGTATTTCTGGTGGTGAGCCTGACTGCAATATTGATAAGCTGTTATGCTGGTCCTGATTTTGTATGGTATGACGTATTGAATTAGAGATAATAAAAAAAGAAAAAAGAATAAGGATTGATGTCCTTATTTGATTATGATTGTTGACTTTTTGTTGACAATATAGTTATTATTCTTGGAAGTTATTGCAACCTTGTGTGATCCTCTTTTGAGATTTTTGGTGTTGATTGTTGCAATTCCCTTCTTATTTGTTTTAACTATGTATTTCTTGAACTTTTTGCCTGTGTACACCTTTACCTTAAGCTTTAGGCTTTTAACCTTGTAGTGTGTTGATTTGTGTTTCACTTTTATGGTGAACTTTTTGGATTTCTTGTATTTTGCTGTTACCTTAGGTGCTTTCACGATTGTTTCTGCCTTTTTAATTGTTATTGTCTTTTTGACAGGGTCGGATTTGATACCCTTGCTGTCTAGTGAAACCTTGATGGAGTATTTTCCAGCAGGAAGCTTAGATAATTCTATACATGCATCATAGTAATCAGGGTCGGTATATCCGTAAAAGGTTTTTGTCTTCTTGCCTACGGTGACCACAACCTTGATTCTTGCATTTTCTATATATCTGCCCTCTCCCGCGTGGAGCCTAACTTTCAGGCTTTTTCCAGAATCGTAAGATACGGAATATTTTTCAGGGCTGACAATCATTTGCACAGTGTTATCAACTTTTACATTCTTTAAAGTGTTGTTGGTATTTTTAAAGCTGCCCAATCTAATGTAAACTTCCTGGTTGTCATCAAACTTCGAATTGGAAATATCAACATCACATAATTCAACATATATACATGAAACATCTGTTGCAGTATTGGAAGTGAAGTTTGAGTCAAAAATGGATAATTTTGAGTCGAAATTCCCCTTTTCATCCAGTTGGCTAAATACTGATATTGCTCCTGCCTGTTTATTTACGACATTTGATGTGAAGCTTGAGTTTTTCACAGTCAGATTGTCTTTGGCGTATATCGCTCCACCGGAATCTGCACGATTGTTGTTGAATTTTGAATCCTCAATGATTCCATTAGCATAAAATGAAAAGATGGCTCCTCCACTGCTGTCCTTTGAAGCACGATTTCCGTTAAATTGACAACCTGAAATGCTCATTGAATCAGATAAACAGTGTATCGCTCCCCCAAGGTAAGTCGCAACATTATCTGTGAAGTTTGAGTTGATTACCTTGAAATTTTCAGAAGAGATATATATCGCTCCACCGAAATCGGCATTGTTGCTTTCGAATGTTGAATTGATGACAGTCAAGGTTCCCATATTTGTATGGAGGATTGCTCCACCGTCAATTGATTCATAGTTGTTTATAAATGAACAGTTAATTATTGTCAAATCAAATTTTTTATCGCCGTATTCATTCAATATGGCGCTTCCATAGGAATTCTGAATTGTCAAATCTTTTAATATCACATTGTTTGCCTTGATGACAAAAACTTTGCTTAACATTTTTGCATCTAAAACAGCACCATTGCTTGATCCTTGAATTGTAACGCCTTTGTCTATGCTTATTGGATTTCCATTTTTATTTCCA from Methanobrevibacter thaueri includes these protein-coding regions:
- a CDS encoding right-handed parallel beta-helix repeat-containing protein → MNKKIIGILSLLLIFLTMSVVCAEENQTSANLTSSSPIAVTGDSFDDVNEAIKSAQSDDVIELEGNYNGNKNGNPISIDKGVTIQGSSNGAVLDAKMLSKVFVIKANNVILKDLTIQNSYGSAILNEYGDKKFDLTIINCSFINNYESIDGGAILHTNMGTLTVINSTFESNNADFGGAIYISSENFKVINSNFTDNVATYLGGAIHCLSDSMSISGCQFNGNRASKDSSGGAIFSFYANGIIEDSKFNNNRADSGGAIYAKDNLTVKNSSFTSNVVNKQAGAISVFSQLDEKGNFDSKLSIFDSNFTSNTATDVSCIYVELCDVDISNSKFDDNQEVYIRLGSFKNTNNTLKNVKVDNTVQMIVSPEKYSVSYDSGKSLKVRLHAGEGRYIENARIKVVVTVGKKTKTFYGYTDPDYYDACIELSKLPAGKYSIKVSLDSKGIKSDPVKKTITIKKAETIVKAPKVTAKYKKSKKFTIKVKHKSTHYKVKSLKLKVKVYTGKKFKKYIVKTNKKGIATINTKNLKRGSHKVAITSKNNNYIVNKKSTIIIK